The proteins below are encoded in one region of Penicillium psychrofluorescens genome assembly, chromosome: 4:
- a CDS encoding uncharacterized protein (ID:PFLUO_006880-T1.cds;~source:funannotate) — protein sequence MAAADETLAAATAVLQNLAREEPTAGSSSPPFDFQFPVSNGAKSARLPGDPSPAKAAFESELEALVRRVHHLEFQAVSHQKSPDVSQQGSPPAFGPNEQAPDFLRTFGLFRLSSDLGSDSYCPPQQQHLNQPDRRQRTPALPEEPRSTIEVDEDETEDEDENGTRTRVVREEDISFLRNHVQKQAEEISFQKDIIAQVRDELQTQEERTRRALTKVENEDVVLLERELRKHQQANEAFQKALREIGGIITQVANGDLSMKVQIHPLEMDPEIATFKRTINTMMDQLQVFGSEVSRVAREVGTEGILGGQAQITGVHGIWKELTENVNIMAKNLTDQVREIAAVTTAVAHGDLSQKIESRAQGEILELQQTINTMVDQLRTFATEVTRVARDVGTEGVLGGQAQIEGVQGMWNELTVNVNAMANNLTTQVRDIATVTKAVAKGDLTQKVQANCRGEIAELKNIINSMVDQLRQFAQEVTKIAKEVGTDGVLGGQATVNDVEGTWKDLTENVNRMANNLTTQVREIADVTTAVAKGDLTKKVTANVQGEILDLKSTINGMVDRLNTFAFEVSKVAREVGTDGTLGGQAKVDNVEGKWKDLTDNVNTMAQNLTSQVRSISDVTQAIAKGDLSKKIEVHAQGEILTLKVTINHMVGRLAKFATELKKVARDVGVDGKMGGQANVEGIAGTWKEITEDVNTMAENLTSQVRAFGEITDAATDGDFTKLITVNASGEMDELKRKINKMVSNLRDSIQRNTAAREAAELANRTKSEFLANMSHEIRTPMNGIIGMTQLTLDTDDLKPYTREMLNVVHNLANSLLTIIDDILDISKIEANRMVIESIPFTVRGTVFNALKTLAVKANEKFLSLTYQVDNTVPDYVIGDPFRLRQIILNLVGNAIKFTEHGEVKLTIRKSDREQCTVNEYAFEFSVSDTGIGIEEDKLDLIFDTFQQADGSTTRRFGGTGLGLSISKRLVNLMGGDVWVTSEYGHGSTFHFTCVVKLADQSLNVIANQLLPYRNHRVLFIDKGQNGAQAANVMKMLKKIELEPLVVRNEEHVPPPEIQDPSGKESGHAYDVIIVDSVDTARILRTFDEFKYIPIVLVCPLVCVSLKSALDLGISSYMTTPCQPIDLGNGMLPALEGRSTPITTDNSRSFDILLAEDNDVNQQLAMKILQKHNHNVYVVGNGLEAVEAVKERRYDVILMDVQMPVMGGFEATGKIREYERESGFQRTPIIALTAHAMLGDREKCIQAQMDEYLSKPLKQNQMMQTILKCATLGGSLLEKSKESRISSSGEMHPIHSSAPENNQSQQRPNQQLKMEPLPDPRRPAAESRAVTTGPVTRGSAASPNEGKDEEMIDDRAFLRSNST from the exons ATGGCTGCCGCGGACGAAActctcgccgccgcgacGGCCGTTCTTCAGAACCTGGCGAGAGAGGAACCGACTGCGGGGTCCTCATCACCCCCATTTGATTTCCAGTTCCCTGTGTCGAACGGCGCAAAATCTGCAAGATTGCCCGGAGACCCAAGCCCTGCAAAGGCAGCCTTTGAGTCTGAACTGGAGGCCTTGGTGCGCCGGGTGCACCATCTGGAATTCCAAGCTGTCAGTCACCAAAAGTCCCCCGACGTTTCCCAACAGGGATCGCCGCCTGCTTTTGGACCCAACGAGCAGGCGCCCGATTTCCTGCGGACCTTTGGGCTCTTTCGCTTGTCGTCCGATCTTGGTTCTGACTCTTATTGCcctccacagcagcaacacTTGAATCAACCCGATCGGCGACAGCGAACTCCTGCCCTACCCGAAGAGCCACGTTCGACGATCGaggttgatgaagacgaaaccgaagacgaggacgaaaACGGGACGCGGACCCGCGTAGTCCGCGAGGAAGACATCAGTTTTCTCCGCAACCATGTACAGAAACAAGCCGAGGAAATCAGTTTCCAGAAGGACATCATCGCCCAAGTTCGAGACGAGCTCCAGACGCAAGAAGAGCGCACCCGCCGTGCCCTGACCAAGGTCGAGAACGAAGATgtcgtcctcctcgaacgCGAGTTACGTAAGCACCAGCAGGCCAACGAGGCCTTCCAGAAAGCGTTACGGGAAATCGGCGGCATCATCACACAGGTCGCCAACGGTGATTTGTCTATGAAGGTACAGATTCATccgctggagatggaccCGGAAATCGCTACCTTCAAACGGACGATCAATACGATGATGGACCAGCTGCAGGTCTTTGGTAGTGAGGTGTCTCGTGTGGCCCGTGAGGTCGGTACAGAAGGAATACTGGGTGGTCAAGCCCAGATCACTGGCGTCCATGGTATCTGGAAAGAACTCACGGAGAATGTCAACATTATGGCCAAGAATCTGACGGACCAGGTGCGAGAAATCGCGGCTGTCACTACGGCTGTCGCGCACGGTGATCTGAGTCAAAAGATTGAGAGCCGCGCTCAGGGTGAGATTCTGGAACTGCAACAAACGATCAACACTATGGTAGACCAACTGCGAACTTTTGCAACGGAAGTGACTCGAGTCGCGCGTGATGTCGGTACAGAAGGTGTACTCGGCGGTCAAGCTCAAATTGAAGGTGTCCAGGGCATGTGGAACGAACTCACTGTTAATGTCAACGCCATGGCGAACAACCTGACTACTCAGGTGCGAGACATTGCTACGGTCACTAAGGCTGTGGCCAAGGGTGATCTGACGCAGAAGGTGCAAGCCAACTGCCGGGGAGAAATTGCAGAGCTGAAAAACATTATCAACTCCATGGTGGATCAACTGCGGCAATTTGCACAGGAAGTGACGAAGATCGCCAAGGAGGTCGGTACAGATGGTGTCCTAGGTGGTCAAGCCACTGTCAACGATGTCGAAGGTACATGGAAGGATTTGACTGAGAACGTCAACCGCATGGCCAACAACCTGACTACGCAAGTGCGTGAGATTGCAGATGTCACCACTGCAGTCGCAAAGGGCGATCTGACTAAGAAGGTCACCGCCAACGTCCAAGGAGAAATCTTGGATCTGAAGAGTACCATTAACGGCATGGTTGACCGATTGAATACGTTCGCTTTCGAGGTTAGCAAGGTTGCCCGAGAGGTCGGCACAGATGGTACCCTCGGCGGACAAGCCAAGGTTGATAATGTGGAAGGAAAGTGGAAGGATTTGACCGATAATGTCAACACTATGGCCCAGAATTTGACTTCACAAGTGCGGAGTATTTCCGACGTTACCCAAGCCATTGCAAAGGGTGATCTCAGCAAGAAGATTGAAGTGCATGCCCAGGGAGAAATCCTCACCCTTAAGGTCACTATCAATCACATGGTGGGTCGACTCGCTAAGTTCGCGACTGAACTGAAGAAGGTGGCCCGCGATGTCGGTGTCGATGGCAAGATGGGTGGACAGGCCAACGTCGAGGGTATTGCTGGAACCTGGAAGGAGATCACGGAGGACGtcaacaccatggccgaaAATCTGACCTCCCAAGTGCGCGCATTTGGTGAGATCACTGATGCTGCCACGGACGGAGACTTCACCAAGCTCATTACGGTCAACGCCTCTGGCGAAATGGACGAGCTGAAGCGCAAGATCAACAAGATGGTTTCCAATCTCCGCGATAGTATTCAGCGAAACACAGCCGCCAGGGAAGCAGCCGAACTGGCCAACCGCACCAAATCCGAATTCCTGGCCAACATGAGTCACGAAATCCGAACCCCGATGAACGGTATTATTGGCATGACGCAACTGACGCTGGATACGGACGATCTGAAGCCATATACTCGGGAGATGTTGAATGTTGTTCACAACCTGGCGAACAGCTTACTCACGATCATTGACGATATACTCGATATCTCAAAGATCGAGGCCAACCGGATGGTCATTGAGAGCATTCCATTCACTGTTCGGGGCACCGTCTTCAACGCACTGAAGACATTAGCTGTCAAGGCCAACGAGAAGTTCCTCAGTCTGACATATCAGGTGGACAACACCGTTCCCGATTATGTGATTGGTGATCCGTTCCGTCTGCGCCAGATCATCCTCAATTTGGTTGGCAATGCCATCAAATTTACCGAGCATGGAGAGGTCAAACTCACCATCCGCAAGTCCGATCGGGAGCAGTGCACTGTCAACGAGTATGCTTTTGAATTTTCGGTTTCCGATACCGGTATTGGTATTGAGGAAGATAAGCTGGATCTCATCTTCGACACCTTCCAACAAGCGGATGGGTCAACTACCCGGAGATTCGGTGGAACTGGCTTGGGTCTCTCCATCTCGAAGCGTCTGGTGAACCTGATGGGCGGTGATGTTTGGGTTACGTCTGAATATGGACACGGAAGTACATTCCATTTCACCTGCGTGGTTAAACTCGCCGATCAGTCCTTGAATGTCATCGCCAACCAGCTCCTGCCGTACAGGAACCACCGTGTTCTGTTCATTGACAAGGGCCAGAACGGCGCCCAGGCGGCCAACGTCATGAAGATGCTCAAGAAGATCGAGTTGGAACCGTTGGTTGTGCGGAATGAGGAACATGTCCCGCCACCCGAGATCCAGGATCCCTCTGGCAAGGAATCAGGCCACGCATACGATGTTATCATTGTCGACTCTGTGGACACTGCTCGGATTCTGCGAACATTTGATGAGTTCAAGTACATTCCCATCGTCTTGGTTTGTCCCCTGGTCTGCGTGAGCTTGAAGTCTGCGTTGGATCTGGGTATCAGCTCGTACATGACCACGCCTTGCCAACCGATCGATCTTGGAAACGGCATGCTTCCGGCACTGGAAGGGCGCTCGACACCAATCACCACGGACAACTCTCGTTCGTTCGATATTCTTCTTGCCGAGGATAACGATGTGAATCAGCAGCTTGCCATGAAGATTCTCCAGAAACACAACCACAATGTCTACGTTGTTGGCAACGGTCTGGAAGCCGTGGAAGCCGTCAAGGAACGTCGCTACGACGTGATTCTGATGGACGTTCAAATGCCGGTCATGGGTGGATTTGAAGCCACCGGCAAGATTCGCGAGTACGAGCGGGAGAGCGGATTCCAGCGGACTCCGATCATCGCACTTACGGCCCACGCCATGTTGGGTGATCGCGAGAAGTGTATCCAAGCCCAGATGGATGAATATCTGTCGAAGCCGCTCAAACAGAACCAGATGATGCAGACCATCTTGAAGTGCGCGACTCTTGGTGgctcgctgctggagaagagcaaggaaTCCAGAATCTCGAGCAGTGGAGAGATGCATCCGATCCACTCGTCCGCTCCTGAAAACAATCAGAGCCAACAACGGCCAAACCAGCAGCTAAAAATGGAGCCGCTGCCGGACCCCCGACGGCCTGCTGCAGAGTCTCGGGCCGTCACCACGGGTCCCGTCACCCGAGGAAGCGCTGCTAGTCCCAACGAAGGCAAGGACGAAGAAATGATTGATGACCGG GCCTTCCTACGATCCAACAGTACTTAA
- a CDS encoding uncharacterized protein (ID:PFLUO_006884-T1.cds;~source:funannotate), producing the protein MPRTKSDGAAKKSPAVPRPSSSVILVSPKNEILLLHRVQTSSSFASAHVFPGGNLSSQDGECPPPEDRTRHDDAPCYRRAAIRELFEESGVLLAKDAESGKMIAVNEETREKGRRLIHQNEVSFAEWLKRQHPTAVPDIDKLIPFTHWVTPTNVPKRYTTQMYLYFMPLPVNVDKSLLKELPSEGERDELQVPTADGGIEVTEAQFLPASEWLRRARNAEIILFPPQFLLLHLVSGFLDQEPRANISVEEMERRRAALVEFVHSGSPPWTDKFISPKMLKMTEDGRSILALDDAGAELKGLGKQGESERVVLVQFTKGTVRKVEVGWRKEVLREEREKSNL; encoded by the exons ATGCCACGCACAAAAAGCGATGGCGCCGCGAAGAAGTCGCCCGCAGTGCCGCGTCCCAGTTCGAG TGTGATCCTCGTCTCCCCCAAGAACGAGATTCTGCTCCTTCATCGAGTGCAGACCTCCAGCTCTTTTGCATCTGCCCATGTGTTTCCGGGCGGTAACCTGTCCAGCCAGGACGGAGAATGCCCGCCTCCCGAGGACCGGACGCGGCACGATGATGCTCCCTGCTACCGACGTGCTGCGATCCGCGAACTCTTCGAGGAGAGCGGTGTTCTTCTCGCCAAAGATGCGGAGTCGGGGAAGATGATTGCTGTCAACGAGGAGACGAGAGAGAAGGGCCGGCGCCTCATCCATCAGAATGAGGTTAGCTTTGCAGAGTGGTTGAAGCGGCAACACCCAACTGCTGTGCCGGACATCG ACAAATTGATTCCATTCACCCATTGGGTGACCCCAACCAACGTGCCGAAGCGGTATACCACGCAAATGTATCTCTACTTCATGCCTCTGCCCGTCAACGTGGATAAGAGCCTACTCAAAGAACTGCCCTCCGAAGGCGAACGCGACGAACTCCAAGTCCCCACCGCGGACGGCGGCATCGAGGTAACAGAAGCGCAATTCCTGCCCGCTTCGGAATGGCTCCGGCGCGCACGCAACGCGGAGATCATTCTCTTCCCGCCACAGTTCCTGCTCCTGCACTTGGTCTCGGGGTTTCTGGATCAGGAGCCTCGGGCGAATATTTCAGTCGAGGAAATGGAGAGGCGCCGTGCGGCGCTAGTTGAATTTGTGCATTCGGGCTCGCCGCCTTGGACAGATAAGTTCATCTCGCCGAAGATGCTCAAGATGACAGAGGACGGACGCTCTATTCTGGCATTGGATGATGCTGGGGCTGAACTTAAGGGATTGGGGAAGCAGGGCGAGTCCGAGAGGGTTGTTCTGGTGCAGTTTACGAAGGGGACTGTTAGAAAGGTGGAAGTGggctggaggaaggaggtgttgcgggaggagagggagaagagcAATTTGTAG
- a CDS encoding uncharacterized protein (ID:PFLUO_006885-T1.cds;~source:funannotate) produces the protein MPISNGDAAPGSAMKAEIEDYTKALEVLETYTTRDGLDVDTLIDSDKHGALTYNDFLVLPGYIGFPASDVTLDTPVTKRISLKVPLLSSPMDTVTEHNMAIHMALLGGLGVIHHNCSPEDQAEMVRKVKRYENGFILDPVVLSPKATVGEAKELKAKWGFGGFPVTEDGSLRSKLIGMVTSRDIQFHPNNEDPVTAIMATDLVTAPAGTTLAEANDVLRQSKKGKLPIVDTNGNLVSLLSRSDLMKNLYYPLASKLPHSKQLICSAAIGTREEDKHRLKLLVEAGLDIVNLDSSQGNSLYQIEMIKYVKKTFPEIDVIAGNVVTREQAASLIAAGADGLRIGMGSGSACITQEVMACGRPQAAAVRSVSSFAARFGVPCIADGGIQNVGHIVKGLAMGASTVMMGGLLAGTTESPGEYYVSNEGLLVKAYRGMGSIAAMEDRKAGGSAKDSKASNAGTARYFSEKASVLVAQGVAGSVVDRGSVTKFIPYLVAGVQHSLQEIGTQSVAALHEAVNNGTVRFEMRSASAMAEGNVHDLHSYDKKLYA, from the exons ATGCCCATTTCCAACGGCGACGCTGCTCCCGGTTCCGCTATGAAGGCCGAGATTGAGGACTACACCAAGGCCTTGGAGGTCCTGGAGACGTACACCACCCGCGATGGCCTGGATGTCGATACCCTCATCGACTCCGACAAGCACGGTGCCTTGACCTACAATGACTTCCTGGTCCTGCCTGGTTACATCG GTTTCCCTGCCTCCGATGTCACTCTGGACACCCCGGTCACCAAGCGCATCTCGCTGAAGGTTCCTCTTCTGTCGTCGCCCATGGACACGGTCACTGAGCACAACATGGCCATCCACATGGCTCTGCTCGGTGGTCTGGGTGTCATCCACCACAACTGCTCTCCTGAGGACCAGGCCGAGATGGTCCGTAAGGTTAAGCGTTACGAGAACggcttcatcctcgacccggTCGTTCTCTCGCCCAAGGCCACCGTTGGtgaggccaaggagctcaaggccaaGTGGGGCTTTGGTGGTTTCCCTGTCACTG AGGACGGATCCCTTCGCTCCAAGCTGATTGGTATGGTTACCTCCCGGGACATTCAGTTCCACCCCAACAACGAGGACCCGGTGActgccatcatggccaccgaCCTCGTCACCGCTCCTGCTGGCACCaccctggccgaggccaacGATGTCCTCCGGCAgtccaagaagggcaagctgCCCATTGTGGATACCAATGGCAACCTTGTCTCGCTGCTCTCCCGCTCCGACCTGATGAAGAACCTTTACTACCCTCTGGCTTCGAAGCTCCCTCACTCCAAGCAGCTGATCTGTTCTGCTGCTATTGGCACCCGTGAGGAGGACAAGCACCGCCTCAAGCTGCTCGTGGAGGCTGGCCTGGATATCGTCAACCTGGACAGCAGCCAGGGTAATAGCTTGTATCAGATTGAGATGATCAAGTACGTCAAGAAGACTTTCCCCGAGATCGATGTTATCGCCGGCAACGTCGTCACTCGGGAGCAGGCTGCTTCCTTGATTGCtgccggcgccgatggcCTGAGAATTGGCATGGGCAGCGGTAGCGCTTGTATCACCCAGGAGGTTATGGCTTGCGGCCGTCCCCAGGCCGCTGCCGTCCGCAGCGTCTCATCCTTCGCTGCTCGCTTCGGCGTCCCCTGTATCGCCGATGGCGGAATCCAGAACGTCGGCCATATCGTTAAGGGTCTGGCGATGGGTGCCAGCACCGTCATGATGGGCGGTCTCCTCGCCGGTACCACCGAATCCCCCGGTGAATACTACGTCAGCAACGAGGGCCTGCTCGTCAAGGCCTACCGTGGTATGGGCAGTATCGCCGCCATGGAGGACAGGAAGGCCGGCGGCAGCGCCAAGGACAGCAAGGCCAGCAACGCCGGTACCGCTCGCTACTTCTCCGAGAAGGCCAGCGTGCTGGTTGCCCAGGGTGTGGCCGGCTCCGTGGTGGACCGTGGCTCCGTCACCAAGTTCATCCCGTACCTTGTTGCCGGTGTCCAGCACTCCCTGCAGGAAATTGGTACCCAGAGCGTGGCCGCTCTCCACGAGGCTGTCAACAACGGCACTGTCCGCTTTGAAATGAGAagcgccagcgccatggccgagggcAACGTCCACGACCTGCACAGCTACGACAAGAAGCTTTACGCGTAA
- a CDS encoding uncharacterized protein (ID:PFLUO_006886-T1.cds;~source:funannotate), protein MASPMGEHGTFKAPRSVQSQPKPALEKEMLPPSESTKLESNGQFIEYVGSGKLKDKKVLLTGGEFGRINVLINNASAQNMCKNFADINLDEVEDIFRTNIIQMMALTKYALPHMGRGDSIINTSSVVTFRGSGTMVDYAATKGAIVGFTRSLAVQLIPKGIRVNAVAPGAVYSPIQVDTRDAKQMEGWGTKTALGRPGEPSEVATSFVFLASPESALWYGQIMHCHPIGD, encoded by the exons ATGGCGTCTCCTATGGGCGAACATGGCACCTTCAAGGCTCCGAGGTCGGTACAGAGTCAGCCCAAGCCAGC gctggagaaggaaatgCTGCCACCTAGCGAGTCGACCAAGCTGGAATCAAACGGCCAGTTCATTGAATATGTTGGATCGGGCAAGCTGAAGGATAAGAAAGTCCTCCTCACAGGAGGAGA ATTCGGCCGTATCAACGTCCTGATCAACAATGCGTCCGCCCAGAACATGTGCAAGAATTTTGCAGACATCAATctggacgaggtcgaggataTTTTCCGGACCAACATCATCcagatgatggcgttgacCAAATATGCTTTACCGCATATGGGCCGAGGCGATAG CATTATCAACACTTCCTCCGTTGTGACCTTCCGTGGATCAGGCACCATGGTCGACTACGCCGCGACGAAAGGTGCTATCGTCGGCTTCACTAGATCGCTGGCTGTACAGTTGATCCCCAAGGGCATTCGCGTCAATGCAGTGGC CCCTGGTGCCGTCTACTCGCCCATTCAAGTTGATACTCGAGATGCCAAGCAAATGGAGGGATGGGGCACGAAGACAGCGCTGGGTCGACCCGGTGAACCCAGCGAGGTGGCAACCAGCTTTGTCTTTCTGGCGAGTCCAGAGTCTGCTTTGTGGT ACGGACAGATTATGCACTGTCATCCTATTGGAGACTAG
- a CDS encoding uncharacterized protein (ID:PFLUO_006883-T1.cds;~source:funannotate): MENEKGEIVDLYVPRKCSATNRIIKANDHASVQLSVGKVDENGRYTGENQTYALCGFIRARGESDDSFNRLAQRDGYLKNVWSGSSQR, from the exons ATGGAGAACGAGAAGGGAGAGATCGTCGATCT CTACGTCCCCCGCAAGTGCAGCGCCACCAACCGCATCATCAAGGCCAACGACCACGCCTCGGTCCAGCTGTCCGtcggcaaggtcgacgagaACGGCCGCTACACCGGCGAGAACCAGACCTACGCCCTGTGCGGATTCATCCGCGCCCGCGGCGAGAGCGACGACTCGTTCAACCGTCTCGCTCAGCGTGATGGCTACCTGAAGAACGTGTGGTCTGGCAGCTCCCAGCGGTAA
- a CDS encoding uncharacterized protein (ID:PFLUO_006882-T1.cds;~source:funannotate) — translation MASDDMTTHILDALSASDVPLPSNELFPSTPSAIVKSALDRLASRQMVQYETNDKEIFVLTPEGQEIVTNGSHEAKVFAAVVAAMDGLKISELPAVVGKDNAKVGQGNAFKRGWIKKDKDVLRATTDKIVDETQQQLLTVQRTQTLDDAKAVTDLKRRKLVTLQKVITYTASKGPKYARKMIKEETDLTPEMLANGSWKTATFKPYNFNAKGAVTPAGAFHPLNKVRQEFRNIFFEMGFEEMPTNRYVETGFWNFDALFVPQQHPARDLQDTFYIADPATADPPREDPLDDPHRPKSTQPASKATTDAPLDYKKYWDNVREVHEHGKFGSIGYRYPWSAEESLRLVLRTHTTSVSSYVLHKLAANPRPARFFSIDRVFRNEAVDATHLAEFHQIEGVIADFGLTLGGLIGFMEVFFAKMGIHQLRFKPAYNPYTEPSMEIFGYHEGLGKWVEIGNSGMFRPEMLESMGLPKNMQVYGWGLSLERPTMIKYGVNNIRELLGHKVDLNFIESNPAVRLEKN, via the exons ATGGCGTCCGACGACATGACAACCCACATCCTGGATGCTCTATCCGCATCCGATGTGCCCCTCCCCTCCAACGAACTTTTCCCCTCCACCCCCTCAGCAATCGTCAAAAGTGCGCTGGACCGTCTAGCCTCGCGGCAGATGGTCCAGTACGAGACCAATGACAAGGAAATATTTGTTCTCACTCCGGAGGGCCAGGAGATTGTGACCAATGGCTCCCACGAGGCCAAGGTCTTCGCCGCCGTGGTCGCCGCCATGGACGGATTGAAGATCAGCGAATTGCCCGCGGTGGTGGGCAAGGATAACGCCAAGGTTGGCCAGGGCAATGCCTTCAAGCGCGGCTGgatcaagaaggacaaggacgTGTTGCGGGCAACCACCGACAAAATCGTGGACGAGACGCAACAGCAGCTGCTCACCGTTCAACGCACCCAGACCCTCGACGACGCAAAAGCCGTCACAGATCTCAAACGGAGGAAGCTAGTCACCCTTCAAAAGGTCATCACCTACACGGCCTCCAAGGGGCCCAAGTACGCCCGGAAAATGATCAAGGAGGAGACCGACTTGACTCCCGAGATGTTGGCCAACGGCTCGTGGAAGACGGCGACCTTCAAGCCCTACAACTTCAACGCCAAGGGTGCCGTCACGCCCGCAGGTGCTTTCCACCCGCTGAACAAGGTGCGGCAGGAATTCCGTaacatcttcttcgagatGGGTTTCGAGGAGATGCCGACCAACCGCTATGTCGAGACGGGCTTCTGGAATTTCGATGCGCTGTTCGTgccgcagcaacatcctGCCCGCGACCTCCAGGATACTTTCTACATCGCCGACCCGGCAACCGCAGACCCCCCGCGCGAGGATCCCCTCGACGACCCCCACCGCCCCAAGTCGACCCAGCCCGCCTCCAAGGCAACGACGGACGCGCCGCTCGACTATAAAAAGTACTGGGACAACGTACGGGAAGTGCACGAGCACGGTAAATTCGGGTCTATCGGGTACCGCTACCCCTGGAGCGCGGAGGAGTCCCTACGCCTGGTGCTCCGCACGCACACCACTTCCGTCTCGTCGTACGTGCTGCACAAGCTGGCCGCCAACCCGCGGCCGGCGCGATTCTTCAGTATTGACCGTGTCTTCCGGAATGAGGCCGTCGACGCTACCCATCTGGCAGAATTCCACCAGATCGAGGGTGTGATTGCGGACTTTGGGTTGACGCTCGGTGGTCTGATTGGATTCATGGAAGTCTTCTTCGCCAAGATGGGCATCCACCAGCTGCGCTTCAAGCCCGCATACAACCCCTACACCGAGCCAAGCATGGAGATCTTCGGCTACCACGAGGGTCTGGGTAAATGGGTGGAGATCGGTAACAGTGGTATGTTCCGGCCAGAGATGCTGGAGTCAATGGGCCTGCCGAAGAACATGCAAGTCTACGGCTGGGGTCTGAGTTTGGAGAGACCGACTATGATTAA GTACGGCGTGAACAATATCCGTGAGCTCCTCGGCCACAAGGTCGATCTGAACTTCATCGAAAGCAACCCCGCCGTTCGCCTGGAAAAGAATTAA
- a CDS encoding uncharacterized protein (ID:PFLUO_006887-T1.cds;~source:funannotate), protein MALVDSEPRYIYKIIPSTSPVREPLPEFLPVSELDQNSGFIHLSTALQVPNTLKFFFKDEPLVYILRIEYTTVVHHVRWESPDGKVCGPRPGEGLFPHLYNGLKLGKDQAESIAIWQNDGGWDKALNGAKPWLVY, encoded by the exons ATGGCGCTCGTCGATTCCGAGCCCCGGTACATCTACAAAAtcatcccctccacctcACCCGTCCGGGAGCCGCTGCCCGAGTTCCTCCCTGTGAGCGAACTCGACCAGAACTCTGGCTTCATCCACCTTTCTACGGCACTTCAAGTCCCCAACACGCTCAAGTTCTTCTTCAAGGACGAACCGCTCGTGTACATTCTGCGCATCGAATATACGACTGTGGTTCACCATGTGCGGTGGGAGTCGCCAGATGGCAAGGTGTGCGGGCCGCGGCCGGGGGAGGGATTGTTTCCG CATCTGTACAACGGATTGAAGTTGGGAAAAGACCAAGCCGAGAGTATCGCTATTTGGCAGAATGACGGTGGATGGGATAAAGCACTGAATGGGGCAAAGCCATGGCTCGTGTAttga
- a CDS encoding uncharacterized protein (ID:PFLUO_006881-T1.cds;~source:funannotate), translating to MKFQSWLGTVLFIASSANSMALKGSELEPLIKVLSSHILNDPLADPEIACNVTYTFVLGTTGPPYTIDLATLDINNCTFSSP from the exons ATGAAGTTCCAATCATGGCTAGGAACCGTTCTCTTCATCGCTAGTTCTGCGAATTCCATGGCACTCAAAGGAAGCGAGCTCGAGCCTCTGATTAAAGTGCTCAGCTCACACATCTTGAACGATCCCCTCGCGGATCCCGAAATCGCTTGCAATGTGACCTATACCTTCGTTCTTG GCACGACTGGGCCCCCATACACGATCGACCTAGCGACGTTAGATATTAATAACTGCACTTTCAGCTCGCCCTGA